Below is a window of Sciurus carolinensis chromosome 6, mSciCar1.2, whole genome shotgun sequence DNA.
GACAGGCCTGTGGCACATCTAGGAAGGCACAAAATGACTGTTGGCAGGAGCATGTAGGAAGTTGGCATCTATGGGGAATATAAGCAAAAGGTAAAGGTAAGCCCCATGGACTAGCCTAAGGATATGGACATAGACAAGGTCCGGAATACCCTGAGGATGGAGGAACTAAGTGTCAGAACAACATTGTCAGGCTTGCATTTCTAAAACTCAACCTGGCTCCCAAATGATCACAGCTGATAGACCCATCTATCAGGATAGGTCTCCCCTGCAGGGAGACCTGCAGGGGTCTTTTAAATCAGACGAGAGAGGTTGGAGACTCCAGGCTTGGAGAATCTTGAAGGAGTGGAACTGTGGAGTCTGGGTGGCCTGTATCCCCAGAGCCCAGTGCATGGTGAGAACTTAGGGAGTGTTTACTGCTGGACTTGCCCTGAGAGGAGTTAGGGATGCTGCTGCATTTTTTTGAATGACCACTAGGGGGAGCCATTCCATGGACTCTGGGGGAACCTCACCTGAATCAAGCAAGTCCTCTCTGCACTTGCTGTGTGAACTTAGGCAAGTTGCTCAGCCACCCTGACTTTCTGGGTTCCCATAAAACAAAGCACACTCTCCAGTAAGGTGAGGAATAAGTTGGCACAGGAAAAATACTCAGAATTGTGTTTGGTATTTGTTGAGAGCTCTGTGCCTCTTGTGGTTGCTTGGATTATCACCCCCCAGGGCATGGGGGTGATGGGAGGGTGTTGTGAGCATGAACTTACTGAACAGCATCCACACTGCAGCCTAGAGCACTGAAAAGTCATGGTACACACATCTCAGCTAGAATGCTAAGACCCAAGTCAAATTGAGACACTGGCAACAAAGTTCAGGGAATCTGGTTTATTTTCACACATGCCAAGAAACCTGTTTAAAAACCTGAGGTACAAAGGAACATGCCCCCAGGCTTTCTGGagttcaattttctttcaaatggaGCAAGACGTGGCTCCTCTGCTAAAATAAATACACTTCACATTGCAgaaggtaataaataaataaataattacataataaataaatagccttaatggaataaaaatgagaacataatTGCGCAAAACCAAAAGGGAGCTGCGCATTTCAGAAATTGGATAATTAGCAATTTATCTGATGCCACAGGAGAAAAGGTAATCCTTCCGGTGCCGGACGGTTTGAGAGACATTCAGAATTTGTAGATACTCTGCTGTTCTAACATTCCAAGGTCCCATTTTGAGAAGACCGAGGGACTGAACCAGATGTCGGATAGGGGATTCTGGGGTTCAATGCTGAATCCAGCTCTTCACCAAGAATGTGCAGATAGTACTGCAGTTTCTTCCGGAAGTCATTCCAGTTGCCCTCTTTGATAAAGATTATTCTCTGTGAAAAAGCCAAGAAGATGGAATTAGAGGAGTCTGGGTTGTAAAGGAGATGGTAGGCCACCTGCAGGGGCATCTGAAGGGACAGCTTACCGAGTCTGTGACTGTGGGCTCAACCCTGGGCAGGCATTGCATGAGACACTGTGGAATAGATCAAAGCAGACAGTCAGAGACTACCCCCGGAAAGGAGTAGGCCCTGATACTCTCCTTCCCAGAAGTTGGGCAGGGTCAAGGCAGGGATCTCAAAAACCTTCTACAGGTTCACATACCTTAAGACTAGTCTTGATTTTCTGTTTGTCAGTCAAAGTCTCGGCAGCTTTCAAGAATTCACACAGGTTTAGCCTCCGAGAGGCATTCTAAGGAAACAAAGAGTATATGTAAACGTTGGAGAGTTAGGGCATGTCCTTTCCATGACCCGGCTGTATAATCTCCTAAACCTGCTGTCAGGGGCACCCTTGGGCAACCTCCTCCTAGTCCCCTCCTTGCCCCAGATGGGTCCCTTATCTGTCCCCAAAAGCACAGTCCTTCAAGCAAATGTATGCCCCAGGCAAGGCCTGCTTCCCCAAGCACCAGCCCCTGGCGCCAGGTGAACTACATAAAAGGCCCGGGTGGATTTTTCTACACTTGGGGGAAAAACAACTCCCAACAGAAGCTCTAGAAAAGGCAGAGGTTGGCCCAAGGAAATATTTGTGCCTAAGGAGCCAGTTATCAGGATTAATGCCTTGACCAAATTAAGGGCTactagaaatcaacaagaaaatCACAAGGACCACCACATGGAGATGGGTGAACTGCCAGCACCCCAAAGAGGGGAAATATAAACAGCCAGTAAACTTGGTAAAGACCTCGATTTCATGTTCAGAACAAGATATACTAAATAAACAAAGGTGAGGCATAACCATTGCAGCTGATTGGAACTATGAAAAATAGTTGGGGCTATTGAGGGTAGAAAACATAAACCCATttttgaaggaaaaggaaggaagcaggtgCATGAACAGGGGACATTCTAGTCTGCCAATCTGGTGGCTGCCCCACTGAAAACTGAGCTTAAGGTCCCTGGTATTATTCAGCTAGagctgccttttcattttctaattaaaaaataaataaataaaaaaacaaaaaacttccatTATTAAAGCCATAACTAGGGCCACAGTGTAAACACCTGTTAAGTGCCCTTCACTGATCTGGGAACATTAAGCACATTGCGTTATTTGATTCTTACAACCACCCCACCAAGATAGGCTCTGTACTACAGATGAAAAAGCTGAGGCAGAGCCAGGTAGATGACAGGACTGAGGTCACCTAGAAGAGGACTGGATTGGGATCTGCTAAGCCCAAGTGCAGGGCTGAACTCTTACCTGCAAGAGCCATCGGTCTTCCCCATCAGCCGAGTTCTGTAGAGACAGGATAGAGAGTCATGAGGCCTGTGGCCCCTTGCTGCCCACCCAATCCAACCTGCCCAGGCCAACCTTATCCCAGCTACTCACCAAAGGCAAAGGCTTAGACTCCTCTAGTTGCTTTCTAATTTCCCGGATCGTTGCATTGCAAATCGTCACATTGGCGTTCCCAGTGTTCAAGGGCAGCCCCTTGGCAGTTCGGAGACCAGAGCAGGAGAGGAGGAATAGGAGCAGGAGCAGGGTAGAGAGGCTGCTGGGGTTCCGGCTGGCAGGATGCATTCTGTCTGGTCCTGGTCGTCCGTGGGGTTCTGAGGAGTCCACAGCAGCCTCCTGTCTTATATGTGCAGCAGCAGGGTGCCCACAACCCCAGGCAAGGTGGGTGCAGGGGGGCGGGCCTCGGAAGAATCTGTATCTGATATGGAACCTCCATAGAAAACCACAGACTTATTCATCACTTTCTAGTACCCAAGATCAGCAAAATGGGAAAACAGATTACATACAGGGTATCTCCTCCTCTTGTTGAGGAGATTAGAGATGGGCAGAGTAGAGCCAGCTTAGAGGACCCTCTGACAGGCGGGAGCAGCCTGACCATGAGCTCACCAGGCCTCTGGCCCAATGGGGCCTCATTCTCCCATCCCCTGAACAGGTCTGGCCCTCACTGCCCACTCTGCCTGGCACTGCGTTGTCCCAGTGTGTGGCCAGGTGAAGGCCCACTGGAAACAGGAGTTTATCTGGGGTCTGTCGCATGGTTAACTTGACACCTTCCCAATGTTGAGTTACTAGTGTTAAAGCCCCCAGTGATTTGCCTGTGGTCTCTGGGCAGCTTCTCTATGACACTTGTTTTTCCTGGTGGGTGGCAGATGGAGCTCAGGCACCAGGAGcccatttcattctctttttagtCTGAGAGCAGCACAGCCTGGCTGTGCCTGCATTGTGGAGGCTTAGCCCCTGCTAGAAGCCTGGCTGCAGGCTCTGGGCTGTCCCTTTGGTAGCTCAGAGCTGGATTTGGGAACCTGAGGACAGGGGTGGCCTTTGAGGACCCTGTCCCTGGAAGCTGGGAAGGGTGCTAGCCTGGGAAGTTCAGGAGGCAGAATTGGCAAGATCTGAGGTGTGAGGGCAAAAGTAGAGAGGCAAGAGGAAAACAACTCCCTGGTTTCAGACTGGACCTGGGATGCTGGAATAGCAACTACAGGGAGAGAGTCGCATTGCTGGGGTCTGAGCCCCGGTCTATGTGGGAACATGGAATCAGTGGAGAGATAGGAAGGGGGATGAAGTGGGGGGAGTGTTGCAGAGTTGGGAGAGAACAGGGAGAGACCATGGGGAAGTCCACAGAGAACCTGAGAAGCCACAGccaaagaggaagggaggaaaccAGGAGGGTGACAGCCCAGGGGACAGTCCCTGAAGAAAGAGGTGGTCCCCTGCCCATGAGGCATAATGGGCAGGCCCTGGCACAGGCCTGGAATGTGGTTTTTGTGAAGGTCTAAGTGTGATGGGGCATGGGAAAGAGATTTTTGAGAtgacagggctggggaagggTAAGCTAAGAGGCAGGAGAAGCCAGGGTTTGGGTTGGGCACAGTGTGATGTGATTGGCATGGGGAGATGAAGGATGGGTCATGCCGAGGCAGGGGAATTGGGTGCTTCAGGCCACACAGAAGGAAGGTGAAGAGGCTAGGACCCAACGCAATGCCATGACAATAATCCCCAAAACTGGCTTAGCCAGGCCTCAGGCCCTGCACCAAGAGGCATCCTGGCGTCTGAACCCAGGGCATCTTCCAAACCTATGGGGAGTCTCATAGACCAATACACAGGAGCCTTAGGACCAGCCTGGGTGCATAGGAGACACGATCCATTCAACGAACTTTTATTAAGGACTTGCTGCCTATTGGCACCAATAGTAAAGCAGATACGTTCACTGCCCGTAAGAGGGAGAGGCTGATTTAAAGCCTTGCTTAGTCCTGCAGTACCAGCACCACTGGGGAGCTTGCTAGAGGTGTAGAGGTGCTGACCCTCTGACCATGCCCCTAATTTTCTGAATCCaaaacttcattttgaaaattaaaaaaagaaaaaaaaaaaaaaaaccacttcatTTTGATAAGATCCTCAAATGATTCACACGCCATCTGAGCAGCTCTGATTTAAAAGTACACCAGCAACCTTACTTGAACAGGGTCCCCCGTCccctccctgcccactgcccccAGGAACCAGGGGTTTCCTGAATGCTCCATTGTGGCTTGGTGTTACCTTCTATATAaaagttttgatttctttctttctttctttctttctttctttctttttttttttttttttttggtaccagggattgaacccagggttgttttgccactgagccacatccccagcccttttttatattttatttagtgacagggactcgctaagttgcttagggcctccctaaattgttgaggctggctttgaacttgcaatcctcccaccccagcctctcaagccgctgggattacagctatgcACCACCGTACTAGTgcataatgtgatttttttttcagtttgctcgtattcattccttcttttatcttatttttatttgtatgatgtgatttcttttatacatatatttttaattgtatatatacacaatatggtataaatatatataaatatataatttatttttatgtggtgctgaggatgaaacccagcgcctcacatgtgctaggtaagtgctctatcacagaaccacaatcccagccccaatgCGATtagttatagaaaaaaaaaaaaaaaaaaaaaccttcgtttttttgtttgtttgtttggttggttttttttttttggtactgaggattgaacccagcggcactttaccactaagccacatccccagccctttttattttttttttattttgagacagcgtcttagGGCTTCAGTAAattctgaggctagcctcaaacttgtcatcctcctgcctcagcctctcaagtcactgggattataggtgtgcatacCATACCCAGCCTAAGTGGACTTTTTGAGAGAATTCTAAAACTCAGTGAATTTTAATCTATGGAGACTAAACAAgcccacatatttttttttattcattgtacacaaatggggtacaattgttgtttctctggttgtacacaaagtagagtcacaccatttgtgtaatcatacgtgtacataaggaaatgatgtttgtctcattctgttatttttctatcccccaccctctccccacccctctttttcctctatacaattcatccttcctccattcttgcctccctcccaccccccattatgtatcatcatccacttatcagagagatcattcagcctttggttttttggaattgacttatttcacttagcatgatattctccaactgcatccatttacctgcaaatgccataattttattattctttatggttgaataatattccattgtgtatatataccacagtttctttatccattattcaattgaagggcatcttagttggttccacaatctagctattgtgaattgagcagctgtgaacattgatgtgactgcatcactgtagtatgctgattttaagtcctttccaaagcacaagaaataaaagcaggaatcaataattgggatagattcaaactaaaaagctttctctcagcaaaggaaacaatcaacaatgtgaagagagagcctgcagagtggtagaaaatctttgccacacacacttcagatagagaactaatctccagaatctataaagaactcagaaaactttacaccaagaatacaaataacccaatcaacaaatgggctatggaaatgagcagacatttcacagaagaagatctacaagcaatcaacagacatatgaaaaaatgttcaaccgctctagtaataagagaaatgcaaattaaaactaccctaagattccatctcaccctaattggaatggcgattatcaagaatacaagcaacaagagatGTTTGCAAGGATGcgggggaaaaaagtacactcgtacattgctggtggggttgcaaattagtgcagccactctggaaagcagtgtggagactccttagaaaacttggaatggaaccaccatttgacccagctaccccactccttggcctacgtattttgtttctttaaaactcCTGATTTTTCCAGGCATGCCAgattccagctacttaggagactagAGGAtggtaagttggaggccagcctgtgcTATTTGGTGaaaacatgtctcaaaatttttttaaaaaggctgaggttcaatttccagaataataataattattattatatatattataattatatattaatataatatattataatgttaatagatttaacatataataatataactaatattaatataatcataatattaatgtaatatattaatatattaatataatatattgatataatatattaatataatatattattatattaagatAATATTAGTATGTATCAATAATGtaattgatattaattttaaaattatatacactTGATATCAATATAATTGTTATATTatgattataatattaataaaattatattattatcctaaagtaaaaataaatcaataaaacttcAGATTTCATGTTATAGTATAACAGCAAAAAATCCTAAGTAATACTATTAGAAATGTTTGTATTTCTCTctgtgttgttgtttttctttgtcttttacaGTGCctggaatcaaatccagggtcttgcacatgctaggcaagtgctctaccaccgggTATACCCCAGTCCTGTCCCTTGTTTTACAAATAATTACAAAGTTTATTAAAGGAGAAAGGGCTGAGGTTTCATAGGGGGGACATTGGAAAAATCGTGGGTTTCCAGTTGTGTCTATGGGGGTTGCGGAGTAAGCTGAGGTGTGGATCTGCGGAAGCTCAGCCTAGCTTGAGAAATCTGGGAAGGATCAGGACAGCAGGGGACCAGTGAGGGGCAACAGGAGTCCTGTGGACCAGGGGGGTGGGAGACTGGTCTAGGTGGATTCTGGTGGGGACAGAGAGAACTGGATGGAAGTAATGGCTCTCACAGCCAGCTTCTGTTGAGCACTTACAAAGTGCCAGGGGTGATGTTCTTTTCATGACTTAACTCATTTGTTTAATCCTCAAAATTGGCCTATGAGTCTGGTTCTAAAATTGTCCCCATTTTTTAAGTGACAAAGCTAGGGTTCAGAGAGGCTGAGTTTGTGGAGCTAGGAAGTGACTTCACCAGGATTGAATGTTAACAGATCTGTCCCCAGAGGCTCAGTTACTCTCAACAGCACTGGAAAAGGATGGACTTAGGGGATGATGCCTCCTGACAAGGGGGGACAGTAGGGTGAAGAGATGTGGCCACTAGGATTATTGACAAGGAGGTCCTTGTGGCCTCTGGGGGTCAGTGTGTAGTGGGGACAGGAATTAGTGACATTGGGTTGAGGAGTGAGAGAGGATGAGAAAGATGgtagaatatttttcaaagttttttttttgttgttgttgtttttgtttttttttccctgaagggaaaagaggggaatCAAGGCATCCGAGGGTCTTTCCAGGTGGAGATGCTCAAGTATGTCTATATGGTGGCCCAGCAGAGGCAGCGCCTGACAGGGACACAAGGCAAGCACAGGAAGGGTCTCCATTACATACCCGCCCCATGAGAGAAGACCATGGCTTCTCCATTGCCTATGAGATAAGAGGTAAGTTCAGCCCCTGAGGGTTTGGGAAGGTGGGGTCAGGGTTAGGTGGATTTAGCTGATTACCTGGGGGCGACTTTGAGGAGCTAACCACCCAAGTTCAGAGGTCAAAAAGGTTGAGAGGATGCATGCTTCTGAAGGGCAAGAACAGAAGGCACCTGAGGGGCCATGGGAAGAAGCCACCACAGGCACGGAGGGAGCACAGGGCaagaggaagggaagcaggaggtTGTGTGGCCCCATCTCCCTGCAGAagctttttgatttgtttttattttgttttttctttgtttgtttgttttttgtttttcagtactagggattaaactcggggacactctgccactgagctacatcatcagcccttattatattttattttgagacaggatcttgctaatttgcccagctgacctcaaacttgtgatccttctactttAGTCTGGTTACAGCCGCCCATCACCATGCCCATCCCGGGAAGAGGCCTTTTGAATGCAACCTAACCCCCACTGCTGGTCAAGGAACCAGGGCAGAATGGAGAGGTGTTCCAAAACTGAAGTTGCAGTTAAGAAAGGGTTGGGCTGCCCAGCCCTTTCTGGGTACCTGGGTACAACTGGGAACCTGCTACTTTGGTGACTTTCCATTAGAATGAGTCTGAGCCTGGGTCTCCTGAAAGTTTCCTGTGAGgtttgccttaatttttttttttttttttttgtaccagggattaaacccaggggcacttaaccatcgagtcatatcccagtcctttttatttatttattttttgagacagggtcttgctaagtttctcagggcctcactaagttgcagaggctggccttgaacttgcaatcctcctgcctcagcctcccaagtcactgggattatacggGCGCCCAGCGGGTTGCCTTGATTTACGGGAGTCACTTTGGGTGAAATTACAGGAACCCACTTCCTTTCCCTGTGGGTCACAGTCCTGCCTGAGCTCCCAGGAGAGCTCTGGCTCCTGTAAGACAGTAATTCCACCCGAGTGTTTGCGTCAACCCTGCCCAGGGAAAATCACCTCTGCAGGCTGACTGATTGCTATCAGGAAGCCAAATGAGCCACATGTGCCCACACCTGGGGCAACCATGAGGGAGGCCCCACCAGTCAGGACAGGACAGCCATCCTAGAATGCTGCCGGGCATCTGTCAGGACACAGGCCCTGGAGGTTTGGTGATCTCTGGGCCTTGACTAACAGATTTCTTTGGCTCTGGCCGGGTACCCCCAGAGTCAGAAGTTCCAGTCCTTGGAGTCCTGTCCAACTAGAGGTCCATACCTGCTCCTTCTCGTCACCCACCCCCACAGCCCTAGTGGAATTTTCTGAGGCTCCAGCTACCGGCAGGGACTCAGGCCTCAGTCACCGTGACAAGCTCCCCTGCTACCCTTTCCATGGTATCATATGTCAGATTGTGTCTGCCCATGACCTCAGTAGCGCTTCCTCTCTTGGCTCTGATCACATGGCCTGGTTTTGTCACTGCAGAACACAGCTCAGGTCTCCGGACTGACTTAGCAGTGCCATCAGGTGTCTCAACCCCACCTGAGCAAAAAGCTCAGAAAAAGGCTTCGTGGGTGTGCCTAGGCGGAGAGGCCTGGCTTTCTATCCCATCATGTTCTCCAGTCCTTCCCTGGGGCTTTAAGCTGTGCACCCTCTTTTTCCATCCCATTCCATCCCATGCTGCGGGAAAAGCCTCCAGGGAACTCAGTCAGGGCCAAGTATGCTCCTCCCTCAGGCGCAGTCCAAGAGAAGACAGATGAGATTGCAGTTTAGAAGGATATGCCTTatgggggatggggtggggacagCAGGGCTTAACCCCAGGGCAGTGGCCCTCTTggattcttcctcttcccttttagGAAAATGTAATCCAAGAAGAGTGGATGATCCTGAGGGGGGGAGCTCAGCCCTGAAGAGCTCCATTCCTTCCCAGTCACTTCCATTGTGTCCCAGATATGGAGTAGCCTAACCCAGACTGGACTATTAGGGAAGATAGAAAAAGGGACAACTCAGACCTAAAGGATAATCTGGAGCAGGGCATGCCACAGAAGGGTGATTTAAGCAGAGTTGGGCTTGGGGCTTCAGGCACTCTGTCAACCCCAAGCTTGCTTTCTTCTGCTCCAGTATCTGGGTACCTGGGGGTAGCCTTGTCATTCCGATTGTTAGTAATATGCATATGGGCCTTCAGTGCCTGTCACGCTCTTGTTGCCCACTTGGAATACAAAGATTGAAAGACACAGTCCtgtttatcatatttatttcagACAAATCCAAGAGCTATGGGAAGGACAGACACTCAGCTCTACACTCCCCATTCTCAAAGAACTGGCCCCTGAGAGCCTAAGGTGACTGCATTGAGGCTTAAATACCAAGAATCCAGCATTCCAGCCTCTCAGGAAACGCTTTTCTAAGTAGGTGAGCCACATGGGTTATAGCTTATTAGTTGTGTGGATGATGTTGCCAGGCAAACTCTTATCTGCAAAGAGAGGGC
It encodes the following:
- the Il3 gene encoding interleukin-3, whose amino-acid sequence is MHPASRNPSSLSTLLLLLFLLSCSGLRTAKGLPLNTGNANVTICNATIREIRKQLEESKPLPLNSADGEDRWLLQNASRRLNLCEFLKAAETLTDKQKIKTSLKCLMQCLPRVEPTVTDSRIIFIKEGNWNDFRKKLQYYLHILGEELDSALNPRIPYPTSGSVPRSSQNGTLEC